Below is a window of Acidimicrobiales bacterium DNA.
CTTGCTGTTTGCGCTCGAGATCCCTCGGGCGACGGCCGACGCCGCTGTGCTCGGACCTGCCTGGCCGGTGCTGAGGCTGGCACCGCATGGCGATGGCCACCCGGTGCTCACCCTGCCCGGGTTCACCGCCTCCGACGTCTCGACCCGGATCCTCCGGGGCTTCCTCAGGAGTCGGGGCTACCACGTCCACGCCTGGCGGCTGGGACGAAATCTGGGGCCCAACCCGGTGACAATCGAGGGTCTCCGAGCCAGGGTTCGTCAGCTGGCCGAGCAGCATCGGCGTCCGATGAGCCTCGTCGGTTGGAGCCTCGGGGGCATCTACGCCCGGGAGATCGCTCGGGCAGCGCCCTCGGCGGTGCGCCAGGTCATCACGCTGGGCAGTCCGTTGCGGCTTCGCGATCGAAGCAACAGCAACGCCGGCGCCTTGTTCGAAGCTCTGCGTGGTTCTCAGCGGGAGAGTCATCCGCCCGAGCGCCCACCCGAGGAGGCCCGTGGGCCGTTACCAGTCCCCACTACAGCCATCTTCACCCGCAGTGATGGAGTCGTGCCATGGCGAGCCTGTCTCGAGATCCCCTCCAACACGAGCGAGAGCGTCGAGGTGTTCGGTAGCCACAGCGGACTCGGTTTCAACCCCGCGGCGCTCTGGATCATTGCTGACCGGCTAGCCC
It encodes the following:
- a CDS encoding alpha/beta hydrolase, which encodes MAEQVLYRRPSSLLFALEIPRATADAAVLGPAWPVLRLAPHGDGHPVLTLPGFTASDVSTRILRGFLRSRGYHVHAWRLGRNLGPNPVTIEGLRARVRQLAEQHRRPMSLVGWSLGGIYAREIARAAPSAVRQVITLGSPLRLRDRSNSNAGALFEALRGSQRESHPPERPPEEARGPLPVPTTAIFTRSDGVVPWRACLEIPSNTSESVEVFGSHSGLGFNPAALWIIADRLAQREGAWHRFQVHGVAAPLFRVEQERQQS